In Porites lutea chromosome 9, jaPorLute2.1, whole genome shotgun sequence, a single window of DNA contains:
- the LOC140948918 gene encoding cryptochrome-1-like, protein MGPPEKPVEAVNREMFKGCICPVTADHTGRFGVPELGELGFNDDDITVGDLWVGGEQEALRRLAELEEKVLFGSKPKEGIDALLPSNTQLSPYLRFGCLSPRLFHMRLTKAYIQVKCQPPPLSLYRQLVWREFFFTLATQNPHMDRTVNNPLALNINWEENEEALDAWKKGQTGFPWIDAVMRQLRTEGWIHHVAQQVVGCFLTRGCLWLSWEEGFKLFEELQLDSEWSLNAGNWLWVSCCAFCHGQIPWYCPVNVGRKVDPSGNFIRRYVPELNAMPTKYIHEPWLAPIAIQKASNCVVGQDYPERLCDHTERRKICLERLKEVCQQMKGAKQSPNRIALD, encoded by the exons ATGGGTCCTCCAGAAAAGCCTGTTGAAGCAGTTAACAGGGAGATGTTTAAGGGTTGTATCTGTCCTGTAACAGCAGATCACACTGGGAGATTTGGTGTCCCAGAACTAGGTGAGCTGGGATTCAATGATGATGACATCACAGTAGGTGACCTCTGGGTGGGTGGAGAACAGGAGGCCCTCAGGAGACTGGCAGAACTTGAAGAAAAG GTTCTCTTTGGAAGTAAACCAAAAGAAGGGATAGATGCTCTGCTGCCCTCTAACACACAGCTTAGTCCTTACCTTCGCTTTGGATGTCTGTCTCCACGGCTTTTTCACATGCGGCTGACCAAAGCGTACATTCAG GTGAAATGCCAGCCACCACCACTGTCTCTCTACAGACAGTTGGTGTGGAGAGAATTTTTCTTCACTCTTGCTACTCAGAATCCACATATGGATCGAACAGTTAACAACCCTCTTGCACTCAATATTAATTGGGAAGAAAATGAGGAAGCACTTGATGCTTGGAAAAAG GGGCAAACTGGCTTTCCATGGATTGATGCTGTGATGAGGCAACTTCGAACTGAAGGGTGGATTCACCATGTGGCTCAGCAGGTAGTGGGCTGTTTCTTGACCAGAGGATGTCTGTGGTTGAGCTGGGAAGAAGGTTTCAAA TTGTTTGAGGAGCTACAGTTGGACTCGGAGTGGAGCTTAAATGCTGGCAATTGGTTGTGGGTGTCTTGCTGTGCATTTTGTCATGGGCAAATTCCATGGTACTGTCCAGTTAATGTTGGAAGAAAGGTGGACCCATCAGGAAATTTCATCAG GCGATATGTTCCCGAGCTGAATGCCATGCCCACGAAGTACATCCATGAGCCGTGGCTTGCGCCCATAGCAATACAGAAGGCTAGTAATTGTGTTGTTGGTCAAGATTACCCTGAACGCCTTTGTGATCACACTGAGAGACGCAAAATCTGTCTTGAAAGGCTTAAAGAAGTGTGCCAGCAGATGAAGGGAGCAAAGCAATCTCCCAACAGAATTGCTTTAGATTaa